Below is a genomic region from Tepidiforma bonchosmolovskayae.
CCGGTCGGGGTGCTGGACGAAGGGAATGCCGAACCGCCCTTTGACGCACAGCATTCCCCGGCTCGACGGATTCGCCGGGTCGTCGTCGACCCAGGTGATACGGTCGTCGCGGGTGTGCACCACGATCCCGCAGCCGACGCCGCAGAACGGGCAGGTGCTAACCGTCTTCCGTTCCATTTCCCTGTCTCCTGTAGCGGCCAGCCCGGGCTGGGTCACGCATCGGCTTCGGACGCAGGGCATGCGTGGGGCATGCCGCCACGCACGAGCCACACGCCGTGCAAATCGAACCCGCGAATGTTGCCCCGGCACCCGGCGTGACGCGGGCCGCAGTCGCCGTCCCGGCGATGCCGATGGCTCCGATGTGCTGGAGCTGCTGACAGGCCGTCACGCACCGCGCGCAGAGAATGCAGGCCTGCTCCTCGAATTCGAAGAACGGGCTCGTGGCGTCGAATCCGTCGCGGATCCGCCGCGGAAACGTTGGTCGTTCGAGGCCGTGCTCCTCATACGCGGCCCAGATCTCGCCGCTCCGCGGGCCGCCCGCCACATCCGGCTCGGGACCGTGCATCCGCGACGTGAGCCGAAGCACCTCGCGCCGCAGCCGGACGACCCGCCCGGAATTGGTCAGGACTTCGCTGACGCCTGCAGCCGGGGTGTGGCAGGCCGCGACGACCCGGCCATCCGCTTCGACCAGGCAGGTACGGCAGGCCCCGATCGGAGGCAGGTTATCGTCCTTGCACAGGTGCGGGAGGTGGATGCCGAGCGCGAGCACGGCATCGAGGATGCTGGCGGATTCCGGGGCGGGCCGCCCGTCGACCTTCACGAGAACACCTCCGGCCAG
It encodes:
- a CDS encoding 2Fe-2S iron-sulfur cluster-binding protein produces the protein MKVDGRPAPESASILDAVLALGIHLPHLCKDDNLPPIGACRTCLVEADGRVVAACHTPAAGVSEVLTNSGRVVRLRREVLRLTSRMHGPEPDVAGGPRSGEIWAAYEEHGLERPTFPRRIRDGFDATSPFFEFEEQACILCARCVTACQQLQHIGAIGIAGTATAARVTPGAGATFAGSICTACGSCVAACPTHALRPKPMRDPARAGRYRRQGNGTEDG